Proteins encoded within one genomic window of Cyprinus carpio isolate SPL01 chromosome B22, ASM1834038v1, whole genome shotgun sequence:
- the LOC109111554 gene encoding calpain-2 catalytic subunit-like gives MSNIAKVLSKRQDRGEGLGTNEKAIPFNKQDYQTLKQECLAKKTLFCDPTFPAESDSLGYNELGRYSSKTRGVQWKRPKELCSNPEFIVDGAKRTDICQGALGDCWLLAAIASLTLDNAILERVVPPGQSFIEDYAGIFHFQFWQYGEWVDVVIDDRLPTRDGKLLFVHSAEGSEFWSALLEKAYAKLNGSYEALSGGSTTEGFEDFTGGIAENHDLSKAPPYLFKLMQKALTLGSLLGCSIDITSSYETEAVTSLKLVKGHAYSVTGAEEVHSYGRLVQLVRIRNPWGQVEWTGPWSDNSKEWNSVQPEEKAKLDYSGEDGEFWMAYSDFIQQFSKLEICNLTPDTLSSEDASRWNYNQFEGNWRVGSTAGGCRNNPATFCSNPQYVIKLEEEDDDPHDGEDGCTILVGLMQKDGRKDKRFGRDLNTIGFAIYKVPDEYMGRDNIILGPDVLLRQRSIAGSNTFINLREVSERFKLPPGEYVIIPSTFEPHRKGGFVLRVFTEKEAAASPMDTEISADVKKQHISESDVDPHFKHLFNQMAGNDSEVSVFELQQILDSVTSKRTDVKTDGFSMETCRHIISLLDKDGSSKLGLVEFHILWIKIQKYLEVFKKHDTDNSGTMSSHEMRDAVKEAGFQLNNEVLEVIISRYANQQYAIDFDCFVGCLIRLEMLFKIFKTFDKKDTGKIELDILQWLCLALS, from the exons ATGTCTAATATTGCTAAGGTTCTTTCTAAGAGGCAGGATAGAGGAGAAGGATTGGGAACAAATGAGAAGGCGATTCCCTTCAACAAGCAAGACTACCAGACCCTGAAGCAGGAGTGTCTGGCGAAAAAAACCCTGTTCTGTGACCCGACCTTCCCTGCCGAATCCGACTCTCTGGGATACAATGAACTCGGACGGTACTCCTCCAAGACCAGAGGAGTGCAGTGGAAGAGACCTAAG GAGCTCTGCTCAAACCCTGAGTTCATTGTGGACGGCGCCAAACGGACAGACATCTGCCAAGGAGCTTTAG GTGACTGTTGGTTGCTGGCGGCTATTGCATCTTTGACTCTTGATAATGCAATTCTGGAACGTGTAGTTCCACCAGGACAGAGTTTTATAGAGGACTATGCCGGCATCTTTCACTTTCAG TTCTGGCAGTATGGTGAATGGGTGGATGTTGTCATTGACGACCGGCTGCCCACCAGAGACGGGAAGCTGCTGTTTGTTCATTCAGCCGAGGGCTCCGAGTTCTGGAGCGCCCTGTTGGAAAAGGCCTATGCAAA GCTTAACGGCTCATATGAAGCTCTGTCGGGAGGTTCAACCACTGAGGGTTTTGAGGATTTCACAGGAGGCATCGCGGAGAACCACGACTTGAGCAAAGCACCTCCATACCTGTTTAAGCTCATGCAGAAAGCACTGACGCTGGGATCATTACTGGGCTGCTCCATTGAT ATTACCAGTTCGTATGAGACAGAAGCGGTCACAAGTCTGAAGCTGGTGAAGGGTCATGCCTACTCCGTCACGGGCGCAGAGGAG GTTCATTCCTACGGCCGTCTGGTTCAGCTGGTGCGTATCAGGAACCCGTGGGGTCAGGTGGAGTGGACGGGCCCTTGGAGTGACAA TTCCAAAGAGTGGAACAGTGTCCAACCAGAGGAGAAAGCTAAATTGGATTATTCAGGTGAAGATGGAGAGTTCTG GATGGCGTATTCGGACTTCATACAGCAGTTCTCAAAGTTGGAGATCTGTAATCTGACTCCAGACACTCTTTCCAGCGAAGATGCGAGCCGCTGGAACTACAACCAGTTTGAAGGCAACTGGAGGGTGGGATCCACTGCAGGGGGTTGCAGGAACAACCCAG CTACATTCTGCTCAAACCCTCAGTATGTGATCAAGTTGGAGGAAGAAGATGATGATCCTCATGATGGAGAGGACGGCTGCACAATCCTAGTGGGTCTGATGCAGAAAGATGGTCGTAAAGACAAACGGTTTGGACGAGACCTGAACACCATTGGCTTCGCGATCTATAAG GTTCCAGATGAG taCATGGGTCGCGATAACATTATTCTCGGTCCTGATGTACTGCTGCGTCAGCGCTCCATTGCAGGGAGCAACACCTTCATCAACTTACGAGAGGTGAGCGAGCGCTTCAAACTGCCTCCGGGTGAATACGTCATCATCCCCTCCACCTTCGAGCCGCATCGCAAGGGAGGCTTCGTACTGCGTGTGTTCACAGAGAAAGAGGCCGCTGCCAG CCCGATGGATACGGAGATCAGTGCAGACGTGAAAAAG CAACACATATCTGAGAGTGATGTGGACCCACATTTCAAACACCTTTTCAATCAGATGGCTGGAAAT GACTCAGAGGTGTCTGTGTTTGAACTACAGCAGATCCTGGACAGTGTTACCTCGAAAC GAACTGATGTGAAGACAGATGGATTTAGTATGGAAACCTGTCGCCACATCATCAGTCTGCTAGAT AAAGATGGCAGCAGCAAACTCGGCCTTGTGGAGTTTCATATACTCTGGATAAAGATCCAGAAATATttg GAGGTTTTTAAGAAGCATGATACCGACAACTCGGGCACTATGAGTTCCCATGAGATGAGAGATGCTGTGAAAGAAGCAG GGTTCCAGCTGAACAATGAGGTACTTGAGGTGATAATCTCACGTTATGCCAATCAGCAGTACGCCATTGACTTTGATTGCTTTGTTGGCTGCCTGATTCGCCTGGAAATGCTCTTCA AAATATTTAAAACGTTCGATAAGAAGGACACTGGGAAAATCGAGCTGGATATCCTGCAG tggCTGTGCTTGGCCCTTAGTTGA